In Bactrocera oleae isolate idBacOlea1 chromosome 5, idBacOlea1, whole genome shotgun sequence, a genomic segment contains:
- the Cen gene encoding uncharacterized protein Cen isoform X5 — protein sequence MDLQLAAELGKTLLERNKELESLVKELKGTIDEQQQEIVYLKKHTTALREVNDTRLKVYEQLDIGIQDLERANQRLTAENTSDKKHIKTLVQNIEALEARQDELNKQLEELRQALSMERRKNERLSSANERRNAAGVANDSHRNNGALDGSAVEEPTSTSEVNESSSEVCFEANTTAPENCSFAFRSTVRVDSKANSTSIGTNQSHDNSMVLSDLVCSADDSEEIIKLVNDLEMTKKAFLAEQQRCTELEEQLVAIIQENQMLQSRLANNSPNEEMRSMQEELSVLDEVRQGKMCSRCMRVVEERGTIGDEQSSLAPTEEYHEDEERSLLDNGSECSQAAYRPGVSIKVSQRIADTLDLSIPSSPNPYRELVEKYEALLEVQCSAIVRKNTTMGGAVGSGSGSGGDGMSLADEFQSSGEFSQSQKSHTLSSVADETAADVSCSVGSAVGSSPAAEVQNGGDSTLPSSNDVNTTKMAKSTKDMRGRTPTEYSEAETSSSGYADETSNKSTQTENRPGSFLCTIGDGEVCKFSIYDDASPIESHFRNRPEYKELFKEIFAVLKKAATNKEEGERLPLLDDTEPAATSACTAAKVPPVTPANEELPIDFGDDAQSIISSAVSEQSFAMSECITKLERKTAKKHIIEKNQENQPPAMLGTSITTLVVGGKSPIVENGRVLTPLKREPLEYLSVGVGIKKKNRRKNRNFSGDRSESPATLPSPPRFFIASGKKRRDVRPYVQSPLANTSSDQPRSSRSSGGAHYEWSGNSMVIYNRSLNSPGTQSTLRGRELDLSNLEYRPSFLSRELNQLKNLEMSYAEVLRSADSCKHGHCQSASHHHHHHHTQPQQQQQQHHSQQKQHKQQKLQRNRKN from the exons ATGG ACTTACAGCTTGCCGCGGAGCTAGGAAAGACGCTGCTGGAGCGCAATAAAGAGCTCGAGTCGCTGGTCAAAGAGCTGAAGGGTACTATCGATGAGCAGCAACAGGAAATTGTG TACTTGAAGAAACACACGACCGCATTGCGCGAGGTCAATGACACGCGTCTGAAAGTGTATGAGCAATTGGATATTGGCATACAGGATCTGGAGCGCGCCAACCAGCGTCTGACCGCTGAGAATACCAGCGACAAGAAGCATATTAAAAC GCTTGTACAAAATATCGAGGCGCTTGAGGCGCGTCAAGATgagctcaataagcaattggaGGAACTTCGTCAAGCGCTTTCAATGGAGCGGCGAAAGAACGAACGTCTCAGTAGTGCCAACGAGAGACGCAATGCCGCCGGTGTGGCCAATGACTCCCATAGGAACAATGGAGCGCTGGATGGTAGTGCGGTGGAAGAGCCTACTTCAACAAGCGAGGTCAACGAAAGCAGCAGTGAAGTG TGCTTCGAAGCCAACACCACAGCGCCTGAGAACTGTAGTTTTGCATTCCGGTCGACGGTGCGCGTGGATAGCAAGGCTAATTCGACCAGTATCGGTACCAACCAGAGTCATGACAATTCGATGGTATTGAGTGACTTGGTGTGCAGCGCAGATGACAGTGAAGAAATTATAAAGCTTGTCAACGACTTGGAGATGACTAAAAAGGCGTTTTTGGCCGAGcagcaacgttgcaccgagttGGAAGAGCAACTAGTGGCCATAA TTCAAGAGAATCAAATGTTGCAAAGCCGATTGGCGAACAATAGTCCCAACGAGGAAATGCGGTCAATGCAAGAGGAGCTTTCCGTATTGGATGAAGTGCG GCAAGGGAAGATGTGCAGTCGCTGCATGCGCGTTGTCGAGGAGCGTGGCACCATTGGGGACGAGCAGTCGTCACTAGCTCCCACTGAGGAGTACCACGAGGATGAGGAGCGAAGTCTGCTCGATAATGGTAGCGAATGTTCACAGGCCGCCTACCGTCCCGGTGTATCGATTAAG GTCTCTCAACGCATTGCTGATACATTGGATCTGAGTATCCCCAGCAGCCCAAACCCGTATCGAGAATTGGTAGAGAAATACGAAGCGTTGCTTGAGGTACAATGTTCGGCTATAGTGCGTAAGAATACTACCATGGGCGGCGCTGTCGGGAGCGGCAGTGGCAGTGGGGGTGACGGGATGTCGCTTGCCGATGAGTTCCAATCGTCAGGTGAATTTAGTCAGTCTCAAAAGTCGCACACACTATCGTCCGTAGCCGATGAAACCGCAGCCGATGTGAGCTGTAGTGTTGGCTCGGCAGTTGGCAGTTCTCCTGCTGCTGAGGTGCAAAATGGCGGTGATTCAACTCTACCTTCATCCAATGACGTCAACACCACTAAAATGGCGAAAAGTACGAAGGATATGCGTGGCCGTACACCTACTGAATACTCAGAGGCGGAAACTTCTTCTTCTGGTTATGCCGATGAGACTAGTAATAAGTCGACGCAGACAGAAAACCGACCTGGTTCTTTTCTTTGCACTATCGGTGATGGCGAGGTGTGTAAGTTTAGCATTTATGATGATGCCAGTCCAATTGAATCGCATTTCCGTAATCGTCCCGAGTACAAGGAGCTATTCAAAGAAATTTTCGCGGTACTGAAGAAAGCGGCTACCAATAAGGAGGAGGGCGAGAGGTTGCCTTTGCTCGACGACACCGAGCCAGCCGCAACTAGTGCGTGTACCGCCGCCAAGGTGCCTCCAGTGACGCCTGCCAATGAGGAGCTGCCAATAGATTTTGGAGACGACGCACAAAGCATTATTTCCTCAGCGGTGTCCGAACAATCGTTTGCCATGTCCGAGTGTATTACAAAGTTGGAACGCAAGACCGCAAAAAAACACATCATCGAGAAGAATCAAGAAAATCAGCCCCCGGCGATGCTGGGCACTTCTATAACAACATTGGTTGTTGGCGGTAAATCGCCAATAGTTGAAAATGGACGGGTTTTGACACCACTGAAACGGGAACCGCTCGAATATCTGTCAGTGGGGGTAGGCATAAAGAAGAAGAACCGTCGCAAAAACCGCAACTTTAGTGGCGATCGCTCCGAGTCTCCAGCTACGCTGCCGTCACCACCACGCTTCTTCATTGCGAGTGGTAAAAAGCGACGTGATGTTCGTCCATATGTCCAATCACCATTGGCGAACACCTCTTCCGATCAACCACGCTCCTCACGCAGTTCTGGCGGCGCACACTATGAATGGAGTGGCAACTCAATGGTCATTTACAATCGCAGTTTGAATTCACCCGGCACGCAGTCGACATTACGTGGACGAGAATTAGATTTGAGCAATCTTGAGTACCGACCAAGCTTCCTCTCCAGGGAGCTAAACCAGCTGAAGAATTTGGAGATGTCGTACGCCGAGGTTCTGCGTAGCGCCGATAGCTGTAAGCACGGCCACTGCCAGTCGGCATCACATCACCACCATCACCATCATACACagccacagcagcagcagcagcaacatcactcacagcaaaagcaacacaaacaacaaaaactgcagCGAAATCGCAAAAACTAA
- the Cen gene encoding uncharacterized protein Cen isoform X2, with protein MDSIILRFDTFRVLDENIKFMKKFLVDLSEKDLQLAAELGKTLLERNKELESLVKELKGTIDEQQQEIVYLKKHTTALREVNDTRLKVYEQLDIGIQDLERANQRLTAENTSDKKHIKTLVQNIEALEARQDELNKQLEELRQALSMERRKNERLSSANERRNAAGVANDSHRNNGALDGSAVEEPTSTSEVNESSSEVCFEANTTAPENCSFAFRSTVRVDSKANSTSIGTNQSHDNSMVLSDLVCSADDSEEIIKLVNDLEMTKKAFLAEQQRCTELEEQLVAIIQENQMLQSRLANNSPNEEMRSMQEELSVLDEVRQGKMCSRCMRVVEERGTIGDEQSSLAPTEEYHEDEERSLLDNGSECSQAAYRPGVSIKVSQRIADTLDLSIPSSPNPYRELVEKYEALLEVQCSAIVRKNTTMGGAVGSGSGSGGDGMSLADEFQSSGEFSQSQKSHTLSSVADETAADVSCSVGSAVGSSPAAEVQNGGDSTLPSSNDVNTTKMAKSTKDMRGRTPTEYSEAETSSSGYADETSNKSTQTENRPGSFLCTIGDGEVCKFSIYDDASPIESHFRNRPEYKELFKEIFAVLKKAATNKEEGERLPLLDDTEPAATSACTAAKVPPVTPANEELPIDFGDDAQSIISSAVSEQSFAMSECITKLERKTAKKHIIEKNQENQPPAMLGTSITTLVVGGKSPIVENGRVLTPLKREPLEYLSVGVGIKKKNRRKNRNFSGDRSESPATLPSPPRFFIASGKKRRDVRPYVQSPLANTSSDQPRSSRSSGGAHYEWSGNSMVIYNRSLNSPGTQSTLRGRELDLSNLEYRPSFLSRELNQLKNLEMSYAEVLRSADSCKHGHCQSASHHHHHHHTQPQQQQQQHHSQQKQHKQQKLQRNRKN; from the exons ACTTACAGCTTGCCGCGGAGCTAGGAAAGACGCTGCTGGAGCGCAATAAAGAGCTCGAGTCGCTGGTCAAAGAGCTGAAGGGTACTATCGATGAGCAGCAACAGGAAATTGTG TACTTGAAGAAACACACGACCGCATTGCGCGAGGTCAATGACACGCGTCTGAAAGTGTATGAGCAATTGGATATTGGCATACAGGATCTGGAGCGCGCCAACCAGCGTCTGACCGCTGAGAATACCAGCGACAAGAAGCATATTAAAAC GCTTGTACAAAATATCGAGGCGCTTGAGGCGCGTCAAGATgagctcaataagcaattggaGGAACTTCGTCAAGCGCTTTCAATGGAGCGGCGAAAGAACGAACGTCTCAGTAGTGCCAACGAGAGACGCAATGCCGCCGGTGTGGCCAATGACTCCCATAGGAACAATGGAGCGCTGGATGGTAGTGCGGTGGAAGAGCCTACTTCAACAAGCGAGGTCAACGAAAGCAGCAGTGAAGTG TGCTTCGAAGCCAACACCACAGCGCCTGAGAACTGTAGTTTTGCATTCCGGTCGACGGTGCGCGTGGATAGCAAGGCTAATTCGACCAGTATCGGTACCAACCAGAGTCATGACAATTCGATGGTATTGAGTGACTTGGTGTGCAGCGCAGATGACAGTGAAGAAATTATAAAGCTTGTCAACGACTTGGAGATGACTAAAAAGGCGTTTTTGGCCGAGcagcaacgttgcaccgagttGGAAGAGCAACTAGTGGCCATAA TTCAAGAGAATCAAATGTTGCAAAGCCGATTGGCGAACAATAGTCCCAACGAGGAAATGCGGTCAATGCAAGAGGAGCTTTCCGTATTGGATGAAGTGCG GCAAGGGAAGATGTGCAGTCGCTGCATGCGCGTTGTCGAGGAGCGTGGCACCATTGGGGACGAGCAGTCGTCACTAGCTCCCACTGAGGAGTACCACGAGGATGAGGAGCGAAGTCTGCTCGATAATGGTAGCGAATGTTCACAGGCCGCCTACCGTCCCGGTGTATCGATTAAG GTCTCTCAACGCATTGCTGATACATTGGATCTGAGTATCCCCAGCAGCCCAAACCCGTATCGAGAATTGGTAGAGAAATACGAAGCGTTGCTTGAGGTACAATGTTCGGCTATAGTGCGTAAGAATACTACCATGGGCGGCGCTGTCGGGAGCGGCAGTGGCAGTGGGGGTGACGGGATGTCGCTTGCCGATGAGTTCCAATCGTCAGGTGAATTTAGTCAGTCTCAAAAGTCGCACACACTATCGTCCGTAGCCGATGAAACCGCAGCCGATGTGAGCTGTAGTGTTGGCTCGGCAGTTGGCAGTTCTCCTGCTGCTGAGGTGCAAAATGGCGGTGATTCAACTCTACCTTCATCCAATGACGTCAACACCACTAAAATGGCGAAAAGTACGAAGGATATGCGTGGCCGTACACCTACTGAATACTCAGAGGCGGAAACTTCTTCTTCTGGTTATGCCGATGAGACTAGTAATAAGTCGACGCAGACAGAAAACCGACCTGGTTCTTTTCTTTGCACTATCGGTGATGGCGAGGTGTGTAAGTTTAGCATTTATGATGATGCCAGTCCAATTGAATCGCATTTCCGTAATCGTCCCGAGTACAAGGAGCTATTCAAAGAAATTTTCGCGGTACTGAAGAAAGCGGCTACCAATAAGGAGGAGGGCGAGAGGTTGCCTTTGCTCGACGACACCGAGCCAGCCGCAACTAGTGCGTGTACCGCCGCCAAGGTGCCTCCAGTGACGCCTGCCAATGAGGAGCTGCCAATAGATTTTGGAGACGACGCACAAAGCATTATTTCCTCAGCGGTGTCCGAACAATCGTTTGCCATGTCCGAGTGTATTACAAAGTTGGAACGCAAGACCGCAAAAAAACACATCATCGAGAAGAATCAAGAAAATCAGCCCCCGGCGATGCTGGGCACTTCTATAACAACATTGGTTGTTGGCGGTAAATCGCCAATAGTTGAAAATGGACGGGTTTTGACACCACTGAAACGGGAACCGCTCGAATATCTGTCAGTGGGGGTAGGCATAAAGAAGAAGAACCGTCGCAAAAACCGCAACTTTAGTGGCGATCGCTCCGAGTCTCCAGCTACGCTGCCGTCACCACCACGCTTCTTCATTGCGAGTGGTAAAAAGCGACGTGATGTTCGTCCATATGTCCAATCACCATTGGCGAACACCTCTTCCGATCAACCACGCTCCTCACGCAGTTCTGGCGGCGCACACTATGAATGGAGTGGCAACTCAATGGTCATTTACAATCGCAGTTTGAATTCACCCGGCACGCAGTCGACATTACGTGGACGAGAATTAGATTTGAGCAATCTTGAGTACCGACCAAGCTTCCTCTCCAGGGAGCTAAACCAGCTGAAGAATTTGGAGATGTCGTACGCCGAGGTTCTGCGTAGCGCCGATAGCTGTAAGCACGGCCACTGCCAGTCGGCATCACATCACCACCATCACCATCATACACagccacagcagcagcagcagcaacatcactcacagcaaaagcaacacaaacaacaaaaactgcagCGAAATCGCAAAAACTAA
- the Cen gene encoding uncharacterized protein Cen isoform X3 produces MASYEELLFDWVGLFRQTDCEQWTQADLQLAAELGKTLLERNKELESLVKELKGTIDEQQQEIVYLKKHTTALREVNDTRLKVYEQLDIGIQDLERANQRLTAENTSDKKHIKTLVQNIEALEARQDELNKQLEELRQALSMERRKNERLSSANERRNAAGVANDSHRNNGALDGSAVEEPTSTSEVNESSSEVCFEANTTAPENCSFAFRSTVRVDSKANSTSIGTNQSHDNSMVLSDLVCSADDSEEIIKLVNDLEMTKKAFLAEQQRCTELEEQLVAIIQENQMLQSRLANNSPNEEMRSMQEELSVLDEVRQGKMCSRCMRVVEERGTIGDEQSSLAPTEEYHEDEERSLLDNGSECSQAAYRPGVSIKVSQRIADTLDLSIPSSPNPYRELVEKYEALLEVQCSAIVRKNTTMGGAVGSGSGSGGDGMSLADEFQSSGEFSQSQKSHTLSSVADETAADVSCSVGSAVGSSPAAEVQNGGDSTLPSSNDVNTTKMAKSTKDMRGRTPTEYSEAETSSSGYADETSNKSTQTENRPGSFLCTIGDGEVCKFSIYDDASPIESHFRNRPEYKELFKEIFAVLKKAATNKEEGERLPLLDDTEPAATSACTAAKVPPVTPANEELPIDFGDDAQSIISSAVSEQSFAMSECITKLERKTAKKHIIEKNQENQPPAMLGTSITTLVVGGKSPIVENGRVLTPLKREPLEYLSVGVGIKKKNRRKNRNFSGDRSESPATLPSPPRFFIASGKKRRDVRPYVQSPLANTSSDQPRSSRSSGGAHYEWSGNSMVIYNRSLNSPGTQSTLRGRELDLSNLEYRPSFLSRELNQLKNLEMSYAEVLRSADSCKHGHCQSASHHHHHHHTQPQQQQQQHHSQQKQHKQQKLQRNRKN; encoded by the exons ACTTACAGCTTGCCGCGGAGCTAGGAAAGACGCTGCTGGAGCGCAATAAAGAGCTCGAGTCGCTGGTCAAAGAGCTGAAGGGTACTATCGATGAGCAGCAACAGGAAATTGTG TACTTGAAGAAACACACGACCGCATTGCGCGAGGTCAATGACACGCGTCTGAAAGTGTATGAGCAATTGGATATTGGCATACAGGATCTGGAGCGCGCCAACCAGCGTCTGACCGCTGAGAATACCAGCGACAAGAAGCATATTAAAAC GCTTGTACAAAATATCGAGGCGCTTGAGGCGCGTCAAGATgagctcaataagcaattggaGGAACTTCGTCAAGCGCTTTCAATGGAGCGGCGAAAGAACGAACGTCTCAGTAGTGCCAACGAGAGACGCAATGCCGCCGGTGTGGCCAATGACTCCCATAGGAACAATGGAGCGCTGGATGGTAGTGCGGTGGAAGAGCCTACTTCAACAAGCGAGGTCAACGAAAGCAGCAGTGAAGTG TGCTTCGAAGCCAACACCACAGCGCCTGAGAACTGTAGTTTTGCATTCCGGTCGACGGTGCGCGTGGATAGCAAGGCTAATTCGACCAGTATCGGTACCAACCAGAGTCATGACAATTCGATGGTATTGAGTGACTTGGTGTGCAGCGCAGATGACAGTGAAGAAATTATAAAGCTTGTCAACGACTTGGAGATGACTAAAAAGGCGTTTTTGGCCGAGcagcaacgttgcaccgagttGGAAGAGCAACTAGTGGCCATAA TTCAAGAGAATCAAATGTTGCAAAGCCGATTGGCGAACAATAGTCCCAACGAGGAAATGCGGTCAATGCAAGAGGAGCTTTCCGTATTGGATGAAGTGCG GCAAGGGAAGATGTGCAGTCGCTGCATGCGCGTTGTCGAGGAGCGTGGCACCATTGGGGACGAGCAGTCGTCACTAGCTCCCACTGAGGAGTACCACGAGGATGAGGAGCGAAGTCTGCTCGATAATGGTAGCGAATGTTCACAGGCCGCCTACCGTCCCGGTGTATCGATTAAG GTCTCTCAACGCATTGCTGATACATTGGATCTGAGTATCCCCAGCAGCCCAAACCCGTATCGAGAATTGGTAGAGAAATACGAAGCGTTGCTTGAGGTACAATGTTCGGCTATAGTGCGTAAGAATACTACCATGGGCGGCGCTGTCGGGAGCGGCAGTGGCAGTGGGGGTGACGGGATGTCGCTTGCCGATGAGTTCCAATCGTCAGGTGAATTTAGTCAGTCTCAAAAGTCGCACACACTATCGTCCGTAGCCGATGAAACCGCAGCCGATGTGAGCTGTAGTGTTGGCTCGGCAGTTGGCAGTTCTCCTGCTGCTGAGGTGCAAAATGGCGGTGATTCAACTCTACCTTCATCCAATGACGTCAACACCACTAAAATGGCGAAAAGTACGAAGGATATGCGTGGCCGTACACCTACTGAATACTCAGAGGCGGAAACTTCTTCTTCTGGTTATGCCGATGAGACTAGTAATAAGTCGACGCAGACAGAAAACCGACCTGGTTCTTTTCTTTGCACTATCGGTGATGGCGAGGTGTGTAAGTTTAGCATTTATGATGATGCCAGTCCAATTGAATCGCATTTCCGTAATCGTCCCGAGTACAAGGAGCTATTCAAAGAAATTTTCGCGGTACTGAAGAAAGCGGCTACCAATAAGGAGGAGGGCGAGAGGTTGCCTTTGCTCGACGACACCGAGCCAGCCGCAACTAGTGCGTGTACCGCCGCCAAGGTGCCTCCAGTGACGCCTGCCAATGAGGAGCTGCCAATAGATTTTGGAGACGACGCACAAAGCATTATTTCCTCAGCGGTGTCCGAACAATCGTTTGCCATGTCCGAGTGTATTACAAAGTTGGAACGCAAGACCGCAAAAAAACACATCATCGAGAAGAATCAAGAAAATCAGCCCCCGGCGATGCTGGGCACTTCTATAACAACATTGGTTGTTGGCGGTAAATCGCCAATAGTTGAAAATGGACGGGTTTTGACACCACTGAAACGGGAACCGCTCGAATATCTGTCAGTGGGGGTAGGCATAAAGAAGAAGAACCGTCGCAAAAACCGCAACTTTAGTGGCGATCGCTCCGAGTCTCCAGCTACGCTGCCGTCACCACCACGCTTCTTCATTGCGAGTGGTAAAAAGCGACGTGATGTTCGTCCATATGTCCAATCACCATTGGCGAACACCTCTTCCGATCAACCACGCTCCTCACGCAGTTCTGGCGGCGCACACTATGAATGGAGTGGCAACTCAATGGTCATTTACAATCGCAGTTTGAATTCACCCGGCACGCAGTCGACATTACGTGGACGAGAATTAGATTTGAGCAATCTTGAGTACCGACCAAGCTTCCTCTCCAGGGAGCTAAACCAGCTGAAGAATTTGGAGATGTCGTACGCCGAGGTTCTGCGTAGCGCCGATAGCTGTAAGCACGGCCACTGCCAGTCGGCATCACATCACCACCATCACCATCATACACagccacagcagcagcagcagcaacatcactcacagcaaaagcaacacaaacaacaaaaactgcagCGAAATCGCAAAAACTAA
- the Cen gene encoding uncharacterized protein Cen isoform X4, giving the protein MEVYTEGPPKSEEDASKYMLDDLQLAAELGKTLLERNKELESLVKELKGTIDEQQQEIVYLKKHTTALREVNDTRLKVYEQLDIGIQDLERANQRLTAENTSDKKHIKTLVQNIEALEARQDELNKQLEELRQALSMERRKNERLSSANERRNAAGVANDSHRNNGALDGSAVEEPTSTSEVNESSSEVCFEANTTAPENCSFAFRSTVRVDSKANSTSIGTNQSHDNSMVLSDLVCSADDSEEIIKLVNDLEMTKKAFLAEQQRCTELEEQLVAIIQENQMLQSRLANNSPNEEMRSMQEELSVLDEVRQGKMCSRCMRVVEERGTIGDEQSSLAPTEEYHEDEERSLLDNGSECSQAAYRPGVSIKVSQRIADTLDLSIPSSPNPYRELVEKYEALLEVQCSAIVRKNTTMGGAVGSGSGSGGDGMSLADEFQSSGEFSQSQKSHTLSSVADETAADVSCSVGSAVGSSPAAEVQNGGDSTLPSSNDVNTTKMAKSTKDMRGRTPTEYSEAETSSSGYADETSNKSTQTENRPGSFLCTIGDGEVCKFSIYDDASPIESHFRNRPEYKELFKEIFAVLKKAATNKEEGERLPLLDDTEPAATSACTAAKVPPVTPANEELPIDFGDDAQSIISSAVSEQSFAMSECITKLERKTAKKHIIEKNQENQPPAMLGTSITTLVVGGKSPIVENGRVLTPLKREPLEYLSVGVGIKKKNRRKNRNFSGDRSESPATLPSPPRFFIASGKKRRDVRPYVQSPLANTSSDQPRSSRSSGGAHYEWSGNSMVIYNRSLNSPGTQSTLRGRELDLSNLEYRPSFLSRELNQLKNLEMSYAEVLRSADSCKHGHCQSASHHHHHHHTQPQQQQQQHHSQQKQHKQQKLQRNRKN; this is encoded by the exons ACTTACAGCTTGCCGCGGAGCTAGGAAAGACGCTGCTGGAGCGCAATAAAGAGCTCGAGTCGCTGGTCAAAGAGCTGAAGGGTACTATCGATGAGCAGCAACAGGAAATTGTG TACTTGAAGAAACACACGACCGCATTGCGCGAGGTCAATGACACGCGTCTGAAAGTGTATGAGCAATTGGATATTGGCATACAGGATCTGGAGCGCGCCAACCAGCGTCTGACCGCTGAGAATACCAGCGACAAGAAGCATATTAAAAC GCTTGTACAAAATATCGAGGCGCTTGAGGCGCGTCAAGATgagctcaataagcaattggaGGAACTTCGTCAAGCGCTTTCAATGGAGCGGCGAAAGAACGAACGTCTCAGTAGTGCCAACGAGAGACGCAATGCCGCCGGTGTGGCCAATGACTCCCATAGGAACAATGGAGCGCTGGATGGTAGTGCGGTGGAAGAGCCTACTTCAACAAGCGAGGTCAACGAAAGCAGCAGTGAAGTG TGCTTCGAAGCCAACACCACAGCGCCTGAGAACTGTAGTTTTGCATTCCGGTCGACGGTGCGCGTGGATAGCAAGGCTAATTCGACCAGTATCGGTACCAACCAGAGTCATGACAATTCGATGGTATTGAGTGACTTGGTGTGCAGCGCAGATGACAGTGAAGAAATTATAAAGCTTGTCAACGACTTGGAGATGACTAAAAAGGCGTTTTTGGCCGAGcagcaacgttgcaccgagttGGAAGAGCAACTAGTGGCCATAA TTCAAGAGAATCAAATGTTGCAAAGCCGATTGGCGAACAATAGTCCCAACGAGGAAATGCGGTCAATGCAAGAGGAGCTTTCCGTATTGGATGAAGTGCG GCAAGGGAAGATGTGCAGTCGCTGCATGCGCGTTGTCGAGGAGCGTGGCACCATTGGGGACGAGCAGTCGTCACTAGCTCCCACTGAGGAGTACCACGAGGATGAGGAGCGAAGTCTGCTCGATAATGGTAGCGAATGTTCACAGGCCGCCTACCGTCCCGGTGTATCGATTAAG GTCTCTCAACGCATTGCTGATACATTGGATCTGAGTATCCCCAGCAGCCCAAACCCGTATCGAGAATTGGTAGAGAAATACGAAGCGTTGCTTGAGGTACAATGTTCGGCTATAGTGCGTAAGAATACTACCATGGGCGGCGCTGTCGGGAGCGGCAGTGGCAGTGGGGGTGACGGGATGTCGCTTGCCGATGAGTTCCAATCGTCAGGTGAATTTAGTCAGTCTCAAAAGTCGCACACACTATCGTCCGTAGCCGATGAAACCGCAGCCGATGTGAGCTGTAGTGTTGGCTCGGCAGTTGGCAGTTCTCCTGCTGCTGAGGTGCAAAATGGCGGTGATTCAACTCTACCTTCATCCAATGACGTCAACACCACTAAAATGGCGAAAAGTACGAAGGATATGCGTGGCCGTACACCTACTGAATACTCAGAGGCGGAAACTTCTTCTTCTGGTTATGCCGATGAGACTAGTAATAAGTCGACGCAGACAGAAAACCGACCTGGTTCTTTTCTTTGCACTATCGGTGATGGCGAGGTGTGTAAGTTTAGCATTTATGATGATGCCAGTCCAATTGAATCGCATTTCCGTAATCGTCCCGAGTACAAGGAGCTATTCAAAGAAATTTTCGCGGTACTGAAGAAAGCGGCTACCAATAAGGAGGAGGGCGAGAGGTTGCCTTTGCTCGACGACACCGAGCCAGCCGCAACTAGTGCGTGTACCGCCGCCAAGGTGCCTCCAGTGACGCCTGCCAATGAGGAGCTGCCAATAGATTTTGGAGACGACGCACAAAGCATTATTTCCTCAGCGGTGTCCGAACAATCGTTTGCCATGTCCGAGTGTATTACAAAGTTGGAACGCAAGACCGCAAAAAAACACATCATCGAGAAGAATCAAGAAAATCAGCCCCCGGCGATGCTGGGCACTTCTATAACAACATTGGTTGTTGGCGGTAAATCGCCAATAGTTGAAAATGGACGGGTTTTGACACCACTGAAACGGGAACCGCTCGAATATCTGTCAGTGGGGGTAGGCATAAAGAAGAAGAACCGTCGCAAAAACCGCAACTTTAGTGGCGATCGCTCCGAGTCTCCAGCTACGCTGCCGTCACCACCACGCTTCTTCATTGCGAGTGGTAAAAAGCGACGTGATGTTCGTCCATATGTCCAATCACCATTGGCGAACACCTCTTCCGATCAACCACGCTCCTCACGCAGTTCTGGCGGCGCACACTATGAATGGAGTGGCAACTCAATGGTCATTTACAATCGCAGTTTGAATTCACCCGGCACGCAGTCGACATTACGTGGACGAGAATTAGATTTGAGCAATCTTGAGTACCGACCAAGCTTCCTCTCCAGGGAGCTAAACCAGCTGAAGAATTTGGAGATGTCGTACGCCGAGGTTCTGCGTAGCGCCGATAGCTGTAAGCACGGCCACTGCCAGTCGGCATCACATCACCACCATCACCATCATACACagccacagcagcagcagcagcaacatcactcacagcaaaagcaacacaaacaacaaaaactgcagCGAAATCGCAAAAACTAA